GATCCAGCGGCACTTGGAATTTTCCATGACGTTGGACGTCATTTGGGACGCGGAATAGCTATTCTTATTGATATTATTAATCCACAGAAGCTCATAATCGGCAGTATTTTTGGAAGACAAAGACAGCTAATCGAACCCTATATGATGGAAGAGCTTCATAGAGAGGCGCTACCGAATTCCTTAGCGGTTTGTGACATCGTTCCTGCAGGTCTAGGGGAAGAAGTGGGAGATTATGCAGCTTTGTCTGTTGCCAGAGCGTTACATATCAGACAAGCATCAAATCTCAAATCTATTCAATCAGAAGGGAGTAACTAACTACAATGAATAATAATATAAAGCTTCATATGATTGGTAACGCGCATTTAGATCCGGTATGGCTCTGGCAATGGCAGGAGGGTTATGCGGAGATCAAGGCCACCTTCCGCTCGGCGTTGGATCGAATGATTGAATTTCCCGATTTTGTATTTACTTGCTCAGGTGCCGCTTACTATGAATGGGTAGAGCAGAATGCACCGGAAATGTTCGAAGAAATTCGGCAAAGGGTGCAAGAGGGACGTTGGGTAATCGTCGGGGGGTGGTGGATCCAACCGGACTGTAATCTTCCGTCGGGCGAGTCTTTCGTCCGTCACGGATTGTATAGCCAACGATACTTCCAAGAGAAGTTCAACGTTATGGCTAAGGTAGGTTACAATGTGGATTCTTTCGGACACCACAGCATGATTCCTCAAATTTTGAAAAAAAGTGGTATGGACTCTTACGTATTTATGCGTCCAGATGAGCACGAGAAGCAGATGGAACGCAGCTTATTCTGGTGGGAAAGCAAGGACGGAAGTCGTGTCATGACGTTTCGAATTCCGATTAGCTATAATAATTGGACAGCTAACGACAATGAGGATCCGACTCGCTATAAAGCGCTGAAGGTGTTTGAGCTGGCGGAGAAGCATGAACATGACCTCATGAACTTTTTTGGAGTTGGTAATCACGGAGGCGGACCTACGATCGGGAATATACAATCTATACAACGCCTGCAAGAGGAGTACCGGGCAGATCGATTTAAGATTAGCTCTCCCAATGCATATTTCGAAGAAATGGGAAAAAGAAACCTCGATCTTCCCGTTCATACGGATGACTTGCAGCATCATGCAAGCGGTTGTTACTCCGCTCATTCAGAGACGAAAGCTTTGAATCGTCAAGCGGAGCATCGTCTGCTGACAGCCGAAAAGTTCAGCGCCTTCTCTCATCTAGTAGCTGGATTCAGTTATCCGGCAACCGAGATTCTCCGTGGATGGAAGAACGTCATGTTCAATCATTTTCACGACATTATGGGTGGCTGTTCCATTAAAGAAGCCTATCAGGATTCAAGAGAAGCTTATGGTGAATCACTTAACATCGCTGCGGTCTCTCTGAATGCAGCCTTGCAGAAGATTTCATGGTCTATCGATACGATGAAGGATGAAATCCAATCGTTAAGCAAAGATGTAGATTGGCTAACTTGGGAGCAGAAGGATGCCGGGATACCTGTTGTCGTTTTTAATCCTCACTCATGGGAAGTTCATGCCCCTGTCCATGTCAATAGAATGCTCAAAGGCGTTAGCGACGATCAAGGGGAAGCTGTCGAATACCAGATTGTTCGTGCCTCACGTACGAATATCGAGGATAAATATGATACTGTTTTTATGGGGCGTATTCCAGCAATGGGTTATCGCGTATACTGGATTTATAAGGATAAGAAGCTGCCGCTTACGGCAGTTGGACAACAAGCCTTAGTCTCGGAGCCTTATGCACTGGAAAACCATTGGTATCGACTTGAGATTGAGCCCCATACCGGACATATAAAGAGACTTTATGACAAGCTAAATGGTACTGAAGTGTTGAAGGGTCAAGGTGCGGTTCCGATCGTGATCGATGAGCATCATTGCGATACTTGGTCTCATGGGGTATTCGAATTCCGAAATGAGATC
This portion of the Cohnella abietis genome encodes:
- a CDS encoding alpha-mannosidase; its protein translation is MNNNIKLHMIGNAHLDPVWLWQWQEGYAEIKATFRSALDRMIEFPDFVFTCSGAAYYEWVEQNAPEMFEEIRQRVQEGRWVIVGGWWIQPDCNLPSGESFVRHGLYSQRYFQEKFNVMAKVGYNVDSFGHHSMIPQILKKSGMDSYVFMRPDEHEKQMERSLFWWESKDGSRVMTFRIPISYNNWTANDNEDPTRYKALKVFELAEKHEHDLMNFFGVGNHGGGPTIGNIQSIQRLQEEYRADRFKISSPNAYFEEMGKRNLDLPVHTDDLQHHASGCYSAHSETKALNRQAEHRLLTAEKFSAFSHLVAGFSYPATEILRGWKNVMFNHFHDIMGGCSIKEAYQDSREAYGESLNIAAVSLNAALQKISWSIDTMKDEIQSLSKDVDWLTWEQKDAGIPVVVFNPHSWEVHAPVHVNRMLKGVSDDQGEAVEYQIVRASRTNIEDKYDTVFMGRIPAMGYRVYWIYKDKKLPLTAVGQQALVSEPYALENHWYRLEIEPHTGHIKRLYDKLNGTEVLKGQGAVPIVIDEHHCDTWSHGVFEFRNEIAKFSDAQIKLIESGPIRSILRVTNRYNFSVLQQDFILYRDKPGIEVKVKLDWQEKHKLLKLSFPVNVNEPEATYEIPYGYIERPVNGEEEPGQQWLDVTGNTGADDAQRYGLTLLNDSKYSFDVKDNDLRMTVVRSPMYADHYGVRDEFGEYMDQGVQQFRYALVPHEGDWRNAEAFKKANELNVPPIHIIETYHKGSLPQIAEGIRVSASNVIVTAFKKAEDLDGYILRCYETDGKDGETTIEIPVLNRKWTMRFGKCEIKTLWIPSDPEQAVSEVNMIEMPV